One part of the Candidatus Goldiibacteriota bacterium genome encodes these proteins:
- a CDS encoding bifunctional oligoribonuclease/PAP phosphatase NrnA, which yields MTKKQASDIAALIKKSHKILLTTHINPDGDGLGSGSALVSVLSKMGKKVDFINRDPLPDIYRFLPSSGKIRNINKVKGCYDLAIFLECPDLARNGHIIDHIKQAKRTINIDHHLGNVMYGDLNVVEPKAAAVGMQLYQFMKFNGWKISKDVACGLYTAIVTDTGSFAYSNTSPEVHQVAAELIKAGANPNQISGEVYATTLSSTRLMAKMLTALKFEGKAAWSVVTKKMFKETGAKESDTDNFINSIRSIRGVDIAVLFKEVTADSVKVSFRSKHGVDVNMIATELNGGGHKYASGCFIKKPVKEAEKLVVSEIRKYFKTRKK from the coding sequence ATGACAAAAAAACAGGCGAGTGATATTGCCGCATTAATAAAAAAATCCCATAAGATACTGCTTACCACCCATATTAACCCTGACGGCGACGGGCTTGGTTCCGGGTCCGCCCTTGTAAGCGTGCTTTCAAAGATGGGAAAAAAAGTGGATTTTATCAACAGGGACCCGCTTCCGGATATATACAGGTTTCTTCCATCAAGCGGAAAAATCAGAAATATAAATAAAGTTAAGGGCTGTTATGACCTTGCTATTTTTCTTGAATGCCCTGATCTGGCAAGAAACGGACATATCATTGACCATATAAAACAGGCAAAGCGTACCATTAATATTGATCACCATCTGGGGAATGTTATGTACGGCGACTTAAATGTGGTGGAACCAAAAGCCGCGGCCGTGGGCATGCAGCTGTATCAGTTTATGAAATTCAACGGGTGGAAAATAAGCAAAGATGTTGCCTGCGGTTTATATACCGCGATAGTTACAGACACAGGGTCTTTTGCTTATTCTAATACCTCGCCCGAAGTTCATCAGGTGGCGGCGGAACTTATAAAGGCCGGGGCAAACCCGAATCAGATATCAGGCGAAGTTTATGCCACAACGCTTTCCAGCACCAGGCTTATGGCAAAAATGCTTACCGCTTTAAAGTTTGAAGGCAAAGCGGCGTGGAGCGTGGTGACAAAAAAGATGTTTAAGGAAACCGGTGCCAAAGAAAGCGATACGGATAATTTCATAAATTCAATCAGGTCAATAAGGGGCGTTGATATCGCCGTGCTTTTTAAGGAAGTCACCGCTGATTCCGTAAAGGTCTCTTTCAGGTCAAAACACGGCGTTGATGTCAATATGATAGCCACGGAATTAAACGGCGGCGGGCATAAGTACGCGTCAGGATGCTTTATAAAAAAACCGGTAAAAGAAGCGGAAAAACTTGTCGTTTCAGAGATAAGGAAATATTTTAAGACAAGAAAGAAGTAA
- a CDS encoding ribosome maturation factor RimP, whose translation MEEKVSLRELIEKEIEPLIKDNFMELVDIDVSTGQRKLYIRIKLDKITGGINLDECAMMSRLIDDLLFEKNTVHSDYNLEISSPGMDRPLKSPADYKRFEGKLAKLALYEPIENENCQIGHIKESTEESVTLATKKGERNIPFSNIKKANLEIDF comes from the coding sequence ATGGAAGAAAAGGTATCATTAAGGGAACTGATAGAAAAAGAGATAGAGCCGCTTATAAAGGACAACTTTATGGAACTTGTGGATATTGATGTGTCCACCGGCCAGAGAAAGCTGTATATCCGCATTAAACTGGATAAGATAACAGGCGGAATAAACCTTGACGAATGCGCGATGATGAGCCGCCTGATAGATGATTTATTATTTGAAAAAAATACAGTGCATTCTGATTACAATCTGGAGATAAGTTCTCCGGGGATGGACAGGCCGCTTAAAAGCCCGGCAGATTATAAAAGGTTTGAAGGCAAACTGGCAAAACTTGCGTTATATGAACCGATAGAGAATGAAAACTGCCAGATAGGGCATATTAAGGAAAGCACGGAAGAAAGCGTTACGCTGGCAACAAAAAAAGGTGAAAGAAATATACCTTTTTCAAACATAAAAAAAGCGAATCTGGAGATAGATTTTTAA
- a CDS encoding bifunctional riboflavin kinase/FAD synthetase, with protein sequence MKIIKAVKNFKLKTKSAVTVGVFDGVHTGHLSLINVVKKEAAAIRGKSILVTFSGHPDRYFSKNTELKLIKKHSHNIEIIEKHGIDICVLLDISKVSRVEPENFVKDILCGKLNMKSIVAGSDFVFGRGGRGNVALLKKMSKELGFSVKIVPDKMVDGYKVSSTIIRKKLAQGDIKLVNKMLGRPYTIDGEVIEGRHIGRDIGFPTANIKIKYEEIPARGVWAVAVDYNKNRYIGAANIGFAPTLKQEKAALIEIFIFDFDSVIYGKKLKVEFLERVRDEKKFKNKDALIAKINQDINYIRRKYKKTPKGRK encoded by the coding sequence ATGAAGATTATAAAAGCTGTTAAAAACTTCAAATTAAAAACCAAAAGCGCCGTAACAGTCGGAGTCTTTGACGGCGTTCATACCGGGCATTTATCCCTGATAAATGTCGTGAAAAAAGAAGCGGCCGCTATTCGCGGGAAAAGCATACTTGTTACATTTTCAGGACACCCTGACAGGTATTTTTCAAAAAACACTGAACTTAAACTCATAAAAAAACACTCACATAACATTGAAATTATAGAGAAACACGGTATTGATATCTGCGTTCTGCTTGATATTTCAAAAGTATCGCGCGTAGAACCGGAAAATTTTGTAAAAGATATCCTGTGCGGGAAGCTTAATATGAAATCTATAGTGGCGGGTTCGGATTTTGTATTTGGCCGCGGCGGCCGTGGAAATGTGGCGCTGTTAAAAAAAATGTCAAAGGAACTGGGCTTTTCTGTAAAAATAGTTCCGGATAAAATGGTGGATGGTTACAAAGTAAGCTCCACAATCATAAGAAAAAAACTTGCGCAGGGAGACATAAAACTTGTAAATAAAATGCTTGGCAGGCCTTATACAATTGACGGGGAAGTAATTGAAGGGCGGCACATAGGCAGGGACATTGGATTCCCCACAGCCAATATTAAGATTAAATATGAAGAAATACCGGCAAGGGGCGTGTGGGCGGTGGCTGTGGATTATAACAAAAACAGATATATAGGAGCCGCGAATATCGGTTTTGCGCCGACTCTTAAACAGGAAAAAGCCGCGCTTATAGAAATTTTTATATTTGATTTTGATTCCGTTATTTATGGTAAAAAACTGAAGGTGGAATTTTTGGAGCGCGTAAGGGATGAAAAGAAGTTTAAGAATAAAGACGCCCTTATAGCAAAGATAAATCAGGATATTAATTATATAAGGCGCAAATACAAAAAAACGCCAAAAGGAAGAAAATAA
- a CDS encoding GGDEF domain-containing protein, translated as MVKISDVMMTDVLTASKSDTILEMSQRLQAHRIGAIVIVDNNRYPVGIVSERDIIRSLGVYKEQALNKQAQDIMSSPVLTLEPDQDIETAATLMSLNMIRRIPITQNDKLAGIISYRDITNALRKNYFMLEQKTEKLEDKANHDPLTGLFNKGYLEEQLTYHFELAKRSGNPMAVMFLDIDHFKKVNDTYGHQRGDEVLKKIAHILKDKSRAINVVGRFGGEEFMIIGPISDYKSALYLGERIRTAVEKEIFSHENTDFNITISIGISVWNSSITSEKDLVKFADEALYTAKRNGRNQVRMYEGV; from the coding sequence ATGGTAAAAATCAGCGATGTTATGATGACAGACGTGCTGACCGCGTCTAAAAGCGACACAATACTTGAAATGTCACAGCGGCTTCAGGCGCACAGGATAGGCGCCATAGTGATTGTGGACAATAACAGATACCCTGTCGGAATAGTATCCGAAAGAGACATAATACGGTCTTTGGGAGTTTACAAAGAACAGGCCCTGAACAAACAGGCGCAGGATATTATGAGCTCCCCCGTGCTTACATTGGAACCTGACCAGGATATCGAAACCGCGGCAACGCTTATGTCTTTAAACATGATAAGAAGGATACCAATAACGCAAAATGACAAACTTGCGGGTATAATTTCTTACAGGGATATAACTAACGCGCTTCGAAAGAACTATTTTATGCTTGAACAGAAAACAGAAAAACTTGAAGACAAAGCCAACCACGACCCTTTAACAGGGTTATTTAACAAAGGGTACCTTGAAGAACAGCTTACCTACCATTTTGAACTTGCCAAACGCTCCGGAAACCCCATGGCTGTCATGTTTCTTGACATTGACCATTTTAAAAAGGTCAATGATACTTACGGCCACCAGCGCGGCGATGAAGTATTAAAGAAAATCGCGCATATTCTTAAGGATAAATCCCGCGCCATTAACGTTGTGGGAAGGTTCGGCGGCGAGGAATTTATGATAATAGGCCCCATCTCAGATTATAAATCAGCCCTTTACCTTGGCGAAAGAATAAGGACAGCCGTGGAAAAAGAGATTTTCTCGCACGAGAATACGGATTTTAATATTACGATAAGCATAGGTATTTCAGTGTGGAACTCTTCAATTACATCGGAAAAAGACCTTGTAAAATTCGCGGATGAAGCATTGTATACGGCAAAACGCAACGGCAGGAATCAGGTAAGGATGTACGAAGGAGTTTAG
- the nusA gene encoding transcription termination factor NusA: MANEILQMLQQVEKLKNIDEKELIDAFERGITSAAKKVYGIKPEIRVEFGEELKFFWKKTVVEKASNDFTEISLDAAKEIKDDAVLGDIIEVLFYPKEFGRIAAQTTKQVITQKIREVEKEQIYQDTKKKEGEIVTGTVHTIEHGDVVVDLGAVEGVLKVREQVAHEKYRIGERIRALALKTVRGKEGAILELSRTHPNFIKRIFAQEVTEVDQGTVEIKYVAREPGVKTKVVVTSNDSHIDPVGACIGVKGSRIQTIIRELHGEKVDVVLYDEDIKKYLQSAIAPIDIKDIYIDAENHYTIIAVSDEQFSQVIGKNGINMRLVAKITKWKVSVLRISEFNKEKIDEMKGSFEHQVAYDLFKLGDDIPVKQLKELKKAGIKNLLDFETVGIPDIINVLGCDEKAAEKLKEKARALIEKEEQGE, translated from the coding sequence ATGGCAAACGAAATTTTACAGATGCTTCAGCAGGTGGAAAAATTAAAGAATATAGATGAAAAGGAACTGATAGATGCTTTTGAACGCGGCATTACATCTGCCGCCAAGAAAGTTTACGGTATAAAGCCTGAAATAAGGGTGGAATTCGGGGAAGAGCTGAAATTCTTTTGGAAGAAAACTGTTGTGGAAAAGGCTTCCAATGATTTTACAGAGATAAGCCTTGATGCGGCCAAAGAAATAAAAGATGACGCCGTGCTTGGCGATATTATAGAAGTGCTTTTTTATCCAAAGGAATTTGGCAGGATAGCGGCGCAGACAACCAAACAGGTTATTACGCAGAAAATACGCGAAGTGGAAAAAGAACAGATTTATCAGGATACAAAGAAAAAAGAAGGGGAAATAGTGACAGGTACCGTTCACACAATTGAACACGGCGATGTGGTTGTGGACTTGGGAGCCGTGGAAGGCGTGCTGAAGGTAAGGGAACAGGTGGCGCATGAAAAGTACAGAATAGGCGAAAGAATAAGGGCGCTTGCGCTTAAGACGGTGCGCGGCAAGGAAGGCGCGATTCTGGAACTTTCAAGGACACACCCTAATTTTATAAAACGCATTTTCGCGCAGGAAGTAACCGAAGTTGACCAGGGGACTGTGGAAATAAAATATGTGGCCAGGGAACCCGGCGTTAAAACGAAAGTGGTTGTCACATCCAATGATTCGCACATTGACCCCGTGGGTGCGTGTATCGGCGTAAAAGGAAGCAGGATACAGACAATTATAAGGGAACTTCACGGAGAAAAGGTGGATGTGGTGCTTTATGATGAAGACATAAAAAAATACCTTCAGAGCGCCATTGCGCCCATAGATATAAAAGATATTTATATTGACGCTGAAAATCATTATACAATTATTGCCGTGTCCGATGAACAGTTTTCACAGGTAATAGGAAAAAACGGCATTAATATGAGGCTTGTGGCAAAAATTACCAAGTGGAAAGTGTCAGTGCTAAGGATAAGCGAGTTTAACAAAGAAAAAATTGACGAGATGAAAGGCAGTTTTGAACATCAGGTGGCCTATGACCTGTTTAAGCTTGGCGATGATATTCCTGTCAAGCAGTTAAAAGAACTTAAAAAAGCCGGGATAAAGAACCTGCTGGATTTTGAAACTGTCGGGATACCGGATATTATAAATGTGCTTGGCTGTGATGAAAAAGCGGCTGAAAAGCTGAAAGAAAAAGCCAGGGCATTAATAGAAAAAGAAGAGCAGGGTGAATAA
- the infB gene encoding translation initiation factor IF-2 has protein sequence MRIYEFAKNHGKENKDIIKILTDMGVEVKSHMSSMPEELIQKVEGMLAPAPAAVPASAPVPASSPSAPAAPKVTEKKEQNVEVKKAPESKAAPSPVAPAPAPVVSAEPAAAPVPLETQTPAAPVEVVKETIEINKNMTVTEFAAALEIRPVELIKKLMSMGVMATMNQVLNEEEVQIIADEYNKILKFKDIFGDDIFAETPDRPEDLKTRCPIVTIMGHVDHGKTSLLDAIRESNVVSGEHGGITQKIGAYKVSTGHGDVVFLDTPGHAAFTAMRARGAKATDIVILIVAADDGIMPQTKEAIDHAKAAGAPIIVAINKIDKEGANPDKIKQELTKYGLVPEEWGGKTQVVAISAKKKTGINDLLERILLESEMLELKTNPDTYAQGVVIEGRLDKGRGAVGTVLLQKGTLNVGDAFITNYTYGKVRAIFNDQGKRLKDAKAVMPVEVLGFEEVPNAGDKIKVFPNEKEVKQIAAKRSTDIRRFQVDKKKKKMTLEDLHKKIESGAEKKLQVIIKGDGIGSVEALSEAIEKISTDSGIQVQVIHKDVGDITESDVLLADASDAVVIGFFVSVLPAAKDLAKQEGVEIKIYHIIYEVVDSIKAAMEGLLEPEYEFVEIGEAEVRQVFKVESEGVNIAGSYMRKGKAYQDSTAVVKRNGYELLRAEVKTLKRFKDTVKEVKEGYEFGVVVEGYKEPAVGDTVIFYEERQKLKKL, from the coding sequence ATGAGAATATACGAATTCGCGAAAAATCACGGAAAAGAAAACAAGGATATAATAAAAATACTGACTGATATGGGTGTGGAAGTAAAAAGCCATATGAGCAGTATGCCGGAAGAGCTTATACAGAAAGTTGAAGGTATGCTTGCTCCTGCGCCTGCGGCGGTTCCTGCGTCTGCGCCTGTGCCTGCATCTTCGCCTTCGGCTCCGGCGGCTCCTAAAGTTACGGAGAAAAAAGAGCAAAATGTTGAAGTTAAAAAAGCGCCTGAATCAAAAGCCGCGCCTTCGCCTGTGGCTCCGGCGCCTGCTCCTGTTGTTTCTGCGGAACCCGCGGCAGCTCCTGTGCCTTTAGAAACACAAACGCCGGCCGCGCCTGTTGAAGTTGTCAAAGAAACAATTGAAATTAATAAAAATATGACTGTAACTGAATTTGCGGCAGCGCTTGAAATAAGGCCTGTGGAGCTTATTAAAAAACTTATGAGCATGGGCGTAATGGCTACAATGAATCAGGTATTAAATGAGGAAGAAGTTCAGATAATTGCTGATGAGTATAATAAGATATTAAAATTTAAAGACATATTTGGCGATGATATATTTGCAGAAACTCCGGATAGACCGGAAGATTTAAAAACGCGCTGCCCTATTGTAACTATTATGGGGCATGTGGATCACGGAAAGACATCCCTTCTGGATGCTATACGGGAATCAAACGTTGTAAGCGGCGAACACGGCGGTATCACTCAGAAGATAGGCGCGTATAAAGTTTCCACGGGTCACGGCGATGTTGTATTTCTTGACACGCCCGGCCATGCCGCGTTTACGGCAATGAGAGCCCGCGGAGCAAAAGCCACTGACATTGTAATTCTTATCGTGGCGGCTGATGACGGCATAATGCCGCAGACCAAAGAAGCCATTGACCACGCGAAAGCCGCCGGAGCGCCTATTATTGTCGCGATAAATAAGATTGATAAGGAAGGGGCAAACCCGGATAAAATTAAACAGGAACTTACAAAATACGGGCTTGTGCCTGAAGAATGGGGCGGTAAGACTCAGGTTGTGGCGATTTCAGCCAAGAAAAAAACAGGTATTAATGACCTTCTGGAACGAATTCTGCTTGAGTCTGAAATGCTTGAACTGAAAACCAACCCTGATACCTACGCGCAGGGAGTTGTAATAGAAGGAAGGCTGGACAAAGGCCGCGGCGCTGTAGGCACCGTGCTTCTTCAGAAAGGCACCCTTAACGTTGGGGATGCTTTTATCACAAACTACACTTATGGAAAAGTAAGGGCTATTTTTAATGACCAGGGCAAAAGGCTTAAAGACGCAAAGGCTGTAATGCCTGTTGAAGTGCTTGGGTTTGAAGAAGTGCCAAACGCAGGCGACAAGATTAAAGTTTTCCCGAATGAAAAAGAGGTAAAACAGATTGCGGCGAAGCGTTCAACAGACATCAGGCGCTTCCAGGTTGACAAGAAAAAGAAAAAGATGACCCTTGAAGACCTGCATAAGAAGATAGAGTCCGGCGCGGAAAAGAAGCTTCAGGTAATTATTAAAGGCGATGGTATAGGCTCTGTGGAAGCGTTGTCTGAAGCCATTGAAAAGATTTCAACTGACAGCGGAATACAGGTGCAGGTTATACATAAAGACGTGGGCGACATTACCGAAAGCGATGTTCTTCTTGCGGACGCGTCAGACGCGGTGGTAATCGGGTTCTTTGTATCCGTGCTTCCCGCGGCCAAGGACCTGGCAAAGCAGGAAGGCGTTGAAATTAAAATATACCATATAATATACGAAGTTGTGGATTCAATAAAAGCCGCTATGGAAGGGCTGCTGGAGCCGGAATATGAATTTGTTGAAATCGGCGAGGCCGAAGTAAGGCAGGTATTCAAAGTTGAGAGTGAAGGCGTAAATATAGCCGGAAGTTATATGAGAAAAGGCAAGGCATATCAGGATTCCACAGCTGTGGTAAAAAGAAACGGTTATGAATTGTTGAGGGCGGAAGTTAAGACACTTAAAAGATTTAAAGATACTGTAAAGGAAGTTAAGGAAGGATATGAATTTGGGGTGGTAGTAGAAGGGTATAAAGAACCTGCTGTGGGCGATACGGTAATTTTTTATGAAGAAAGACAGAAACTAAAGAAACTATAG
- a CDS encoding NAD(P)/FAD-dependent oxidoreductase, which yields MLTGVVGGGIAGLVAAYRLSKAGHQVFVFEADEKLGGLAQSMDFAGTKLDMFYRHIFKSDLDIVDLIDELQLESQMMWIESKVGFYTGGKTYPFTTPMDLLSFPVLPFIDRIKLGFMALYLQRVNDWQKYEKITAKDWVTKYVSKNVYDKVWGPLMNQKFGPLADTVAMTWLYGRIHSRVASREGGGAKEVLGYMKGSYQVLVDTLENAALKEGARIMKNTPISKVVLENGKVKGVVINGQEHIMDSVVLTCAPAISRKLVSFDREYDERLSKMKYHGAMNLIMRTKKSLSKTYWLNVAEKDSPFVAVIEHTNLVPKEFYGGDTVVYLSKYLNTEDELYKASDEKVKDTFFDYLKKIFPEFSADDVLEYRVKRAPYSQPIVGLEFSKIKLDYRTPIKGLYSANMTQVYPEDRGMSYSVKLGNEVSAIIAEDFKQ from the coding sequence ATGTTGACAGGCGTGGTTGGCGGTGGCATAGCAGGGTTGGTCGCCGCATACAGATTATCAAAGGCAGGGCACCAGGTTTTTGTTTTTGAAGCTGACGAAAAACTTGGCGGGCTTGCTCAAAGTATGGATTTTGCCGGCACGAAACTTGACATGTTTTACAGGCACATTTTCAAAAGCGACCTTGATATAGTGGATTTAATTGATGAACTTCAGCTTGAATCGCAGATGATGTGGATAGAATCAAAAGTGGGTTTTTATACCGGCGGAAAAACATATCCTTTTACAACCCCTATGGATTTATTATCTTTTCCCGTCCTTCCGTTTATTGACAGGATAAAACTTGGGTTTATGGCGCTTTACCTTCAGCGCGTAAATGACTGGCAGAAGTATGAAAAAATAACAGCCAAGGACTGGGTTACAAAATACGTTTCAAAAAATGTTTATGATAAAGTCTGGGGGCCTTTGATGAACCAGAAATTTGGGCCGCTTGCGGATACAGTGGCAATGACGTGGCTGTACGGCAGAATTCATTCAAGGGTAGCGTCGCGCGAAGGCGGCGGGGCAAAGGAAGTTCTGGGTTACATGAAAGGCAGTTATCAGGTGCTTGTTGACACTCTTGAAAACGCGGCTTTAAAAGAGGGCGCCAGAATAATGAAAAACACCCCTATAAGTAAAGTTGTTCTGGAAAACGGAAAGGTAAAGGGAGTGGTGATAAACGGGCAGGAACATATAATGGATTCTGTTGTCTTAACCTGCGCTCCGGCTATTTCGCGCAAACTTGTATCGTTTGACAGGGAGTATGACGAAAGGCTATCAAAGATGAAATATCACGGAGCGATGAATCTTATAATGAGGACGAAAAAGTCACTTAGCAAAACCTACTGGCTTAATGTGGCGGAAAAAGACAGCCCGTTTGTGGCGGTCATTGAACACACTAACCTTGTGCCCAAAGAATTTTACGGCGGCGATACAGTTGTATATTTAAGCAAGTATCTTAATACCGAAGATGAACTTTATAAAGCTTCAGATGAAAAGGTTAAAGACACGTTCTTTGATTATCTTAAGAAAATATTTCCGGAATTCAGCGCGGATGACGTGCTTGAATACAGGGTAAAAAGGGCGCCTTATTCCCAGCCAATAGTCGGGCTTGAATTTTCAAAAATCAAGCTTGATTACAGGACTCCTATAAAAGGGCTTTATTCCGCCAATATGACGCAGGTATATCCCGAAGACAGGGGAATGAGCTACAGCGTAAAACTTGGCAATGAAGTAAGCGCTATAATAGCGGAAGATTTTAAACAATAA
- a CDS encoding sulfurtransferase TusA family protein, with protein MGTVHVDCSGLKYPLPVLRIAIYVPDMKPGDIMEVNADCDDFDKDLKEWCGHTGKKLISCRNEAGEYKAKIQF; from the coding sequence ATGGGAACTGTTCACGTGGATTGCAGCGGGTTAAAGTATCCGCTGCCTGTTTTAAGGATTGCCATTTATGTTCCGGACATGAAACCGGGGGATATAATGGAAGTAAACGCGGATTGCGATGATTTTGATAAGGATTTAAAGGAATGGTGCGGCCACACAGGGAAAAAACTTATATCCTGCCGCAACGAAGCAGGCGAATACAAGGCAAAGATTCAGTTTTAA
- a CDS encoding RluA family pseudouridine synthase, with translation MEKKSVKVTSDDKPRIDVFLREASGLSRSQIKHIMDNGNVFLNGKIISSPGHKLRRGDMIEYLEELPKKFELIKQDIPLNIIYEDDNMMIINKQAGLVVHPAPGHSDGTLVNALVGKHINEEDYEGSSSRIGIVHRLDRDTSGLMIIARNGDAHHRLAALFKEKKINKIYRCIVHGRVEQVGHINTHILRDVNNRLKYTAKYSGGKEAYTIFEPEEIFSNTTLLKVRILTGRTHQIRVHMNYIKNEVVGDPVYGNKSKDNELAGCLGYDIKSREDLLPRQMLHASELEFENPFNGKKMSFNAEMPDDMKRVLSLLRARAR, from the coding sequence ATGGAAAAAAAATCAGTCAAAGTAACCTCGGATGACAAACCAAGGATAGATGTTTTTTTAAGGGAAGCTTCGGGCCTTTCAAGGTCGCAGATTAAGCACATCATGGATAACGGAAACGTTTTTCTAAACGGTAAAATAATATCCTCTCCCGGACATAAATTAAGGCGGGGAGATATGATTGAATATCTGGAAGAACTTCCTAAAAAATTTGAACTGATAAAGCAGGATATCCCTTTAAACATAATATACGAAGATGATAATATGATGATAATCAATAAACAGGCCGGCCTTGTGGTACATCCCGCGCCGGGGCACAGCGACGGAACTTTGGTTAACGCGCTTGTGGGGAAGCACATCAACGAAGAAGATTACGAAGGGTCAAGCAGCAGGATAGGAATAGTACACCGGCTGGACAGGGATACTTCCGGGCTTATGATAATAGCAAGAAACGGGGACGCGCACCACAGGCTTGCGGCGCTTTTTAAGGAAAAAAAAATAAATAAGATATACAGGTGCATTGTGCACGGCAGGGTGGAACAGGTGGGTCATATAAATACCCACATTTTGCGTGATGTAAACAACAGGCTTAAATATACAGCCAAATATTCCGGCGGCAAGGAAGCATATACGATTTTTGAGCCTGAAGAAATATTCTCAAATACCACACTGCTTAAAGTGAGAATTCTTACCGGCAGGACGCACCAGATACGCGTGCACATGAATTACATAAAAAATGAGGTTGTAGGCGACCCTGTATACGGAAATAAATCAAAGGATAATGAACTTGCGGGATGTCTAGGATACGATATTAAAAGCAGGGAAGACCTTCTGCCGCGTCAGATGCTGCACGCAAGCGAACTTGAATTTGAAAATCCGTTTAACGGAAAAAAAATGTCCTTTAACGCGGAAATGCCGGATGACATGAAACGGGTGTTAAGCCTTCTTAGGGCAAGGGCAAGGTAA
- the rbfA gene encoding 30S ribosome-binding factor RbfA, giving the protein MQGIRKQKVESLMKREISTIIMREVKDPRVGFVSVHSVSLTNDLKSAHVYISVMGDEEQKKKSLEGLQKASGFIRGQVGDAIKIRYTPEIIFKLDNSYEERLRVEGLFRQIEEEKKNDKKTGE; this is encoded by the coding sequence ATGCAGGGAATAAGAAAACAAAAAGTTGAAAGCCTTATGAAAAGGGAAATAAGCACTATCATCATGAGGGAAGTAAAAGACCCAAGAGTGGGTTTTGTAAGCGTTCATTCGGTCAGCCTTACAAATGACCTTAAATCCGCGCATGTTTATATCAGCGTTATGGGCGATGAAGAACAGAAAAAAAAGTCACTGGAAGGGCTTCAGAAAGCGTCCGGTTTTATAAGGGGGCAGGTGGGCGATGCCATTAAGATACGCTACACCCCGGAAATTATTTTTAAACTGGATAACTCCTATGAAGAGCGTCTTAGGGTTGAAGGCCTTTTCAGGCAGATAGAAGAGGAAAAAAAGAATGACAAAAAAACAGGCGAGTGA
- a CDS encoding macro domain-containing protein, with amino-acid sequence MQAKKLQHIVIELVHGDITAVPADIIVNAANNELWMGSGVAGAIKLKGGREIEQQAMAKGPVELGEAVETKAGKLPYRHVIHAVVMGQDLKTSSAVIEEAVSNSLKLAEKLKCASVVFPALGTGVGGFSIEKCASGMINEVKAFDHAQPKHLKKVIFALFSKRAFEIFEEQYRRL; translated from the coding sequence ATGCAGGCAAAAAAACTTCAGCATATCGTGATAGAACTTGTGCATGGGGATATAACCGCTGTTCCCGCGGATATAATTGTAAACGCTGCTAATAATGAATTGTGGATGGGGTCAGGCGTGGCAGGAGCGATTAAATTAAAAGGGGGGCGTGAAATAGAACAGCAGGCCATGGCAAAAGGGCCGGTAGAATTGGGTGAAGCGGTGGAAACCAAAGCGGGAAAACTTCCATACAGGCACGTGATTCATGCCGTGGTAATGGGGCAGGATTTAAAGACAAGCAGCGCGGTAATTGAAGAAGCGGTGTCAAATTCGCTTAAGCTTGCGGAAAAACTAAAGTGCGCCTCTGTCGTATTTCCGGCATTAGGGACAGGGGTGGGCGGTTTTTCAATTGAAAAATGCGCGTCAGGCATGATAAATGAAGTAAAGGCTTTTGACCACGCGCAGCCAAAGCATTTGAAAAAAGTTATCTTCGCCCTTTTTTCCAAAAGGGCTTTTGAAATATTTGAAGAGCAGTACCGCAGGCTATAA